One genomic region from Vibrio sp. SCSIO 43137 encodes:
- a CDS encoding 2TM domain-containing protein: protein MIVRKLRLQRGWSQEQLATHSGLSIRTIQRIERGQKPGLESLKALAAVFETSVDQLQQEQDMNIENSPDQQEQNAIDQVRAIKGFYSHLITYALVISLLFVINLLTNPGYIWAWWPAMGWGIGIVNHGLNAFEVFNFFGPKWEKKQIEKRLGRKL, encoded by the coding sequence ATGATTGTAAGAAAACTCAGGTTGCAGCGCGGCTGGTCTCAGGAACAACTGGCGACTCACAGTGGTTTAAGTATTCGTACTATTCAGCGAATAGAACGAGGGCAGAAACCCGGCCTTGAATCATTAAAAGCTCTGGCTGCTGTATTTGAAACCAGCGTAGATCAACTTCAGCAGGAGCAGGATATGAACATTGAAAACAGCCCCGACCAACAAGAGCAGAACGCCATCGATCAGGTAAGGGCCATCAAAGGCTTTTACTCTCACCTGATAACTTACGCTCTGGTTATCAGCTTACTGTTTGTGATTAACCTGCTGACCAATCCGGGTTATATCTGGGCATGGTGGCCGGCCATGGGCTGGGGTATCGGGATAGTGAATCACGGCCTGAATGCCTTCGAAGTATTCAACTTTTTTGGCCCTAAATGGGAAAAAAAGCAGATAGAAAAGCGTCTGGGAAGAAAGCTTTAA
- a CDS encoding DOPA 4,5-dioxygenase family protein gives MNNPQRPVNRHKSYHAHIYFNAETLEFAQDLHKQIKQNFSLWVGRVLQRPVGPHTEWSFQILFGDEDFDSLIPWLEKYRGNLSVLIHADSGDDLADHTTYAYWLGDEVELDLRGF, from the coding sequence ATGAATAATCCGCAACGTCCGGTTAACCGCCATAAATCCTACCACGCGCATATCTACTTTAATGCCGAAACACTTGAATTTGCACAAGATCTGCATAAGCAGATAAAGCAGAATTTTTCACTGTGGGTAGGGCGGGTGCTTCAGCGACCTGTCGGGCCACATACTGAGTGGAGTTTTCAGATCCTGTTCGGAGATGAGGATTTCGATTCACTTATCCCTTGGCTTGAGAAATATCGCGGCAATTTAAGTGTACTGATACATGCAGATTCCGGTGATGATCTGGCTGACCACACCACTTACGCTTACTGGCTGGGTGATGAGGTTGAGCTGGATTTGCGGGGATTTTAA
- a CDS encoding VOC family protein, giving the protein MKMNHVGIMVGDMDKAVEFYTNALGLKVVMNNTKVVEERETAIGRMCIAVFGEGFKGFNIAHLVTTDGIGVELFEMKERQERHEVDFSRLGIFHFCLQTDDFEGAIARTKEFGGKVRMDIMRYHPEDDSKPAKMVYLEDPFGNLFELYSHTYEEAYATDYE; this is encoded by the coding sequence ATGAAGATGAATCATGTCGGTATTATGGTCGGGGATATGGATAAAGCGGTCGAGTTTTATACCAACGCCCTTGGTCTGAAAGTGGTTATGAACAACACCAAGGTGGTTGAGGAGCGTGAAACCGCCATCGGCAGAATGTGTATTGCTGTGTTTGGTGAAGGCTTTAAGGGCTTTAATATTGCTCATCTGGTGACAACAGATGGTATCGGTGTTGAACTGTTTGAGATGAAAGAGCGTCAGGAGCGTCACGAAGTGGATTTCTCCCGCCTTGGTATTTTCCACTTCTGTCTGCAGACTGATGATTTTGAAGGCGCTATTGCCCGTACAAAAGAGTTTGGCGGTAAGGTAAGAATGGACATTATGCGCTACCATCCGGAAGACGACAGTAAGCCGGCTAAGATGGTTTATCTGGAAGACCCGTTTGGCAACTTGTTTGAGCTCTACTCTCACACGTATGAAGAGGCCTACGCGACAGATTACGAGTAA
- a CDS encoding sigma-54-dependent transcriptional regulator, with product MRKMLIVDDDNGISRTLQLHYQSLSFDVKVASCVDEGVATAKAFQPNIIILDIRMEGKSGLEGLPEFKQSCKDSRVIMITAFHDMESTIEAMQQGADEYIHKPIDIDELDRAVNVAMEYQESSSQDAVLIPDSYGNSMVGSSNAMKEIYKTIGRVSQTNASVMITGESGTGKEMVARAIHNAGTNKDAPFVALNCAALVENLLESEMFGHKKGAFTGAVADQAGKFELARNGTLFLDEVGELSPTIQAKLLRVLQEKEFIPLGSKQAIKTNARIISATNINFETQIEKKQFREDLFYRLQVVRIHLSPLRERREDLEQLIPSLLARANKELGTKVLKVSIDAMDILRGYNWPGNVRELENTLTKAVALCPGDILTADLFDDLKGSSDELLLSEEIQNESLSLEEIEFKHVKKVLEDVSGHKGKACEVLKISRPRLQRILDKYASNYS from the coding sequence ATGAGAAAAATGCTAATAGTGGATGACGATAACGGAATAAGCAGAACTCTCCAGCTTCACTATCAATCCCTTTCTTTTGATGTAAAAGTTGCCAGCTGTGTTGATGAAGGGGTCGCTACAGCGAAGGCTTTTCAGCCTAACATCATAATTCTGGACATCCGTATGGAAGGCAAATCTGGTCTTGAGGGATTACCAGAGTTTAAGCAGTCCTGTAAAGATTCCCGCGTCATTATGATTACTGCGTTTCATGATATGGAAAGTACTATCGAAGCGATGCAGCAGGGAGCAGACGAATATATCCATAAGCCTATAGATATCGATGAACTGGATAGGGCTGTCAATGTTGCAATGGAGTATCAGGAATCAAGTAGTCAGGATGCAGTGCTTATACCTGACAGCTATGGAAATTCTATGGTTGGCTCTTCAAATGCAATGAAAGAGATTTACAAAACCATAGGGCGGGTTTCTCAAACTAATGCTTCGGTTATGATTACTGGTGAATCTGGTACGGGAAAAGAGATGGTTGCCCGCGCAATTCACAACGCAGGAACAAACAAAGATGCTCCTTTTGTCGCGCTTAATTGTGCCGCTTTGGTAGAAAATCTACTTGAGTCGGAAATGTTCGGCCATAAAAAAGGCGCGTTTACTGGTGCAGTTGCTGATCAAGCCGGCAAGTTTGAGCTCGCCCGCAACGGCACCTTATTTTTAGACGAGGTTGGAGAGTTATCTCCGACGATTCAGGCAAAGTTATTGCGGGTATTACAGGAAAAAGAGTTTATTCCCCTTGGCAGTAAACAGGCGATTAAAACCAATGCCAGAATAATCTCCGCAACTAACATTAACTTTGAAACTCAGATTGAAAAAAAACAGTTCAGGGAAGACTTATTTTATCGTCTTCAGGTAGTCAGAATCCATCTGTCACCCTTAAGGGAACGGCGCGAAGATCTTGAGCAATTAATACCAAGCTTGCTTGCCAGAGCTAATAAGGAGTTGGGTACCAAAGTACTAAAGGTTTCTATCGATGCTATGGATATACTCAGGGGCTATAACTGGCCGGGTAATGTACGTGAGTTAGAGAACACGCTTACAAAAGCAGTCGCGCTTTGCCCCGGAGACATACTGACGGCTGATCTTTTCGACGATCTTAAAGGTAGTAGTGATGAGCTTTTGTTAAGTGAAGAAATACAGAATGAATCATTGAGTCTGGAAGAGATAGAGTTTAAGCATGTAAAAAAAGTGCTGGAAGACGTTAGTGGCCATAAAGGTAAAGCGTGTGAAGTACTCAAAATAAGCAGACCAAGACTGCAGCGTATTCTGGATAAGTACGCAAGTAATTACTCATGA
- a CDS encoding PAS domain S-box protein: MESENILPEKLIFVSELLLWLVPAYLALAIVMSVHYFLSVKNDQQYALHNERVIVDLIEEVLGETLTRMSADAKNLSYVTRQVTSLHATPLNDLKQYFIQLSTNNPNYDQIRYIDTEGWERIRINNNAGEISVVNQADLQNKAHRYYWQYSNNLQRGQVYISPMDLNVEEGVVQKPLNPTIRVGTPVFNEKGSRTGVIILNYKAKRLIDKLYTVAPSFINHVYLFNPQGVAVIHPTDSGDVSYAIDTQNNIPSAIFEHVKTADKRQILEGNNYYTYAHVSAPNNGNWTIISEFPESRFNLSRWAFVEHFLLVYGLLFFITGLVTWLFSRYRVQTRYLTEQKQYEQQFRHTLENIQLAAVSINRAGVITFCNDYFLSLVGYQKDEVIGYSWIKRFIPDELQVQAQEALDEAIRQQTHQPQSESVVLSKSGEIHLVSWTSTFTESKEKAVTLTLLGEDVTEHKMAQEQLQQLSHAVESSQNSVMITDIAGQIVYVNPVFCELSGYSRDEVMGRSPKFLQSGEMESQEYQSLWQTLKEGKEWQGEFHNRKKSGELYWERARISPVKDVENRTLYYVAVKQDITEEKRLAKEVERQTNERIQHEKLAEVGKVVNMIAHDLRNPLSSIKMVLQIQERANKSEMFRISLEQVKYMEAILEELLAYSKPEQLQPTWLDINKLLEAAVASQQKQAKDAQVAFDLMLHSNLPTVYVDPVKMRQAIQNILINSIQATGDVEDARVKIVSNIMITESGTELIIDITNNGHPIDPCMVDKVFEPFFTTKAKGTGLGLAIVKRIIDSHDGKISLSPHSSSGTLARIRLPTTPKQATSKEQ; the protein is encoded by the coding sequence ATGGAAAGCGAGAATATTTTACCGGAAAAACTAATTTTCGTATCTGAGCTTCTTCTCTGGCTTGTTCCTGCCTATTTAGCATTAGCCATTGTTATGAGTGTGCATTACTTCCTTAGCGTTAAGAATGATCAACAATACGCATTACACAACGAAAGAGTTATTGTTGATTTAATTGAGGAGGTACTTGGAGAAACACTTACCAGAATGTCTGCTGACGCTAAAAATCTTTCCTATGTTACCCGTCAGGTAACTTCACTCCACGCAACGCCACTTAATGATTTGAAACAGTACTTTATCCAGCTAAGTACTAATAACCCAAATTATGATCAGATCCGGTATATAGATACAGAGGGTTGGGAGCGGATACGAATCAATAACAATGCGGGAGAAATATCAGTTGTAAACCAGGCTGACTTACAGAACAAGGCTCACAGGTACTATTGGCAATACTCCAACAACTTGCAAAGAGGCCAGGTCTATATTTCTCCGATGGATCTTAATGTTGAAGAAGGTGTTGTGCAAAAGCCACTTAACCCGACGATTCGTGTCGGTACCCCTGTCTTTAACGAAAAGGGTAGCAGGACTGGCGTTATCATTCTCAACTATAAAGCAAAAAGGTTGATCGATAAGCTCTACACTGTTGCACCAAGCTTTATCAATCACGTCTATCTGTTTAACCCTCAGGGTGTTGCCGTGATTCACCCGACAGACAGTGGTGATGTCAGTTACGCCATTGATACCCAGAACAATATCCCTTCGGCGATATTTGAACATGTGAAAACTGCAGATAAAAGGCAAATACTGGAAGGCAATAACTACTACACCTACGCCCATGTTTCTGCTCCAAACAATGGTAACTGGACCATTATTTCAGAATTTCCCGAGAGCAGGTTTAACTTGTCCCGCTGGGCATTTGTAGAGCACTTTTTATTGGTTTACGGCTTGCTCTTTTTTATTACTGGCCTGGTAACATGGTTGTTTAGTCGTTACCGGGTTCAAACGCGCTATTTAACTGAGCAGAAACAGTATGAGCAACAGTTCCGGCATACACTGGAAAATATTCAACTGGCGGCCGTTAGCATTAATCGTGCAGGTGTTATTACTTTTTGCAACGACTATTTTTTGTCTCTTGTAGGGTATCAAAAGGATGAAGTGATTGGTTACTCCTGGATTAAAAGGTTTATTCCTGATGAGTTGCAGGTTCAGGCACAGGAAGCACTTGATGAAGCGATAAGGCAGCAGACTCATCAGCCGCAAAGTGAAAGTGTTGTGCTCAGTAAATCGGGAGAAATTCACTTAGTATCCTGGACATCAACATTTACTGAATCGAAAGAGAAGGCGGTTACCCTGACACTGCTGGGAGAAGATGTCACAGAACATAAAATGGCGCAGGAACAGCTCCAGCAACTTAGCCATGCAGTGGAGAGTAGCCAGAACTCAGTTATGATAACGGATATTGCCGGGCAGATAGTTTATGTTAACCCTGTTTTTTGTGAGTTATCCGGATATAGCCGGGACGAAGTTATGGGCAGAAGCCCTAAGTTTCTTCAGTCAGGCGAGATGGAATCTCAGGAATACCAGAGCTTGTGGCAGACTCTCAAAGAGGGCAAAGAGTGGCAGGGAGAGTTTCATAACCGAAAGAAAAGCGGAGAGCTCTATTGGGAGCGAGCCAGAATTTCTCCGGTGAAAGATGTTGAAAACCGTACCTTGTATTATGTTGCGGTGAAACAAGATATTACCGAGGAAAAGCGTCTGGCCAAAGAAGTTGAGCGGCAGACTAATGAACGTATTCAGCATGAAAAGCTGGCAGAAGTCGGGAAAGTCGTCAACATGATAGCGCACGATTTGAGAAACCCCTTGAGCTCTATAAAGATGGTGTTGCAGATTCAGGAACGTGCGAACAAGAGTGAGATGTTTAGGATTTCTCTTGAGCAGGTAAAATACATGGAAGCTATTCTTGAAGAACTACTTGCCTACTCGAAACCCGAACAATTACAGCCTACCTGGCTGGATATCAACAAATTGTTAGAGGCTGCGGTGGCAAGCCAGCAAAAACAGGCTAAAGACGCTCAGGTTGCTTTTGATTTAATGCTTCATTCGAATTTGCCCACTGTGTATGTTGATCCGGTAAAAATGCGTCAGGCGATTCAAAACATATTGATTAACTCGATTCAGGCCACAGGAGATGTGGAGGATGCAAGGGTAAAAATAGTCTCTAATATAATGATTACGGAATCTGGTACAGAGTTAATCATTGATATTACTAACAATGGGCATCCAATCGATCCATGTATGGTCGATAAGGTTTTTGAGCCATTCTTTACCACGAAGGCAAAAGGAACCGGGCTTGGGCTGGCAATAGTAAAAAGGATTATTGATAGCCATGACGGAAAGATATCCTTGTCTCCACACTCTTCATCCGGAACGCTCGCAAGAATCAGGCTTCCCACTACACCGAAACAGGCAACATCAAAGGAACAATAA